The proteins below come from a single Zea mays cultivar B73 chromosome 8, Zm-B73-REFERENCE-NAM-5.0, whole genome shotgun sequence genomic window:
- the LOC100383504 gene encoding tetraspanin-6-like isoform X2, translating to MYPYRMSNVMIGYLNLATLLASLPIIGAGLWLARGSSSSSSTTCSSILQTPLLAVGFAALLVSLAGFVGACFHVAWALRLYLAAVALLVAFLLGLTAFGFAVTAGGGGAQVYGRPYREYRVTDYSAWLQKRMQDDRYWRPALACVVGSKACPKIQNWTPMDYLQHDLTPIQSGCCKPPTACQYSGGMPVGAQDEDCYRWNNAPDILCYRCDSCRAGVMEQVRQDWHKIFVLDVAVLAALVCICSCGCCAFRNARRSRSQYPYGVAMMGW from the exons ATGTACCCATACCGCATGAGCAACGTGATGATCGGGTACCTGAACCTGGCCACGCTCCTGGCCTCGCTCCCCATCATCGGGGCGGGGCTGTGGCTGGCAAGGggtagctcctcctcctcctccaccacGTGCTCGTCGATCCTGCAGACGCCGCTCCTCGCCGTGGGCTTCGCGGCGCTGCTGGTCTCGCTCGCCGGCTTCGTGGGCGCCTGCTTCCACGTGGCCTGGGCGCTGCGGCTGTACCTCGCCGCCGTCGCactgctcgtcgccttcctcctcGGCCTCACCGCGTTCGGCTTCGCGGTCaccgcgggcggcggcggcgcgcaggtGTACGGCCGGCCGTACCGGGAGTACCGCGTCACGGACTACTCGGCGTGGCTCCAGAAGCGCATGCAGGACGACAGGTACTGGCGCCCCGCCCTCGCCTGCGTCGTCGGgtccaaggcctgccccaagatcCAGAACTGGACGCCCATGGACTACCTCCAGCACGATCTCACGCCAATACAG TCCGGCTGCTGCAAGCCGCCGACGGCGTGCCAGTACAGCGGAGGCATGCCAGTCGGGGCGCAGGACGAGGACTGCTACCGGTGGAACAACGCCCCGGACATCCTCTGCTACCGGTGCGACTCGTGCAGGGCCGGCGTGATGGAGCAGGTGCGCCAGGACTGGCACAAGATCTTTGTGCTCGACGTCGCCGTGCTCGCCGCTCTCGTCTGCATCTGCTCATGCGGGTGCTGCGCCTTCAGGAACGCTCGCCGCTCCCGGTCCCAGTACCCATACGGG GTGGCGATGATGGGGTGGTAG
- the LOC100383504 gene encoding tetraspanin-6-like isoform X1 codes for MYPYRMSNVMIGYLNLATLLASLPIIGAGLWLARGSSSSSSTTCSSILQTPLLAVGFAALLVSLAGFVGACFHVAWALRLYLAAVALLVAFLLGLTAFGFAVTAGGGGAQVYGRPYREYRVTDYSAWLQKRMQDDRYWRPALACVVGSKACPKIQNWTPMDYLQHDLTPIQSGCCKPPTACQYSGGMPVGAQDEDCYRWNNAPDILCYRCDSCRAGVMEQVRQDWHKIFVLDVAVLAALVCICSCGCCAFRNARRSRSQYPYGVNQTSKINPRWDYWWR; via the exons ATGTACCCATACCGCATGAGCAACGTGATGATCGGGTACCTGAACCTGGCCACGCTCCTGGCCTCGCTCCCCATCATCGGGGCGGGGCTGTGGCTGGCAAGGggtagctcctcctcctcctccaccacGTGCTCGTCGATCCTGCAGACGCCGCTCCTCGCCGTGGGCTTCGCGGCGCTGCTGGTCTCGCTCGCCGGCTTCGTGGGCGCCTGCTTCCACGTGGCCTGGGCGCTGCGGCTGTACCTCGCCGCCGTCGCactgctcgtcgccttcctcctcGGCCTCACCGCGTTCGGCTTCGCGGTCaccgcgggcggcggcggcgcgcaggtGTACGGCCGGCCGTACCGGGAGTACCGCGTCACGGACTACTCGGCGTGGCTCCAGAAGCGCATGCAGGACGACAGGTACTGGCGCCCCGCCCTCGCCTGCGTCGTCGGgtccaaggcctgccccaagatcCAGAACTGGACGCCCATGGACTACCTCCAGCACGATCTCACGCCAATACAG TCCGGCTGCTGCAAGCCGCCGACGGCGTGCCAGTACAGCGGAGGCATGCCAGTCGGGGCGCAGGACGAGGACTGCTACCGGTGGAACAACGCCCCGGACATCCTCTGCTACCGGTGCGACTCGTGCAGGGCCGGCGTGATGGAGCAGGTGCGCCAGGACTGGCACAAGATCTTTGTGCTCGACGTCGCCGTGCTCGCCGCTCTCGTCTGCATCTGCTCATGCGGGTGCTGCGCCTTCAGGAACGCTCGCCGCTCCCGGTCCCAGTACCCATACGGGGTAAACCAAACGTCCAAGATAAACCCACGCTGGGACTACTG GTGGCGATGA
- the LOC100383504 gene encoding Tetraspanin-6-like, protein MYPYRMSNVMIGYLNLATLLASLPIIGAGLWLARGSSSSSSTTCSSILQTPLLAVGFAALLVSLAGFVGACFHVAWALRLYLAAVALLVAFLLGLTAFGFAVTAGGGGAQVYGRPYREYRVTDYSAWLQKRMQDDRYWRPALACVVGSKACPKIQNWTPMDYLQHDLTPIQSGCCKPPTACQYSGGMPVGAQDEDCYRWNNAPDILCYRCDSCRAGVMEQVRQDWHKIFVLDVAVLAALVCICSCGCCAFRNARRSRSQYPYGVNQTSKINPRWDYWYSKRESSVVYSLCFLPLIVCRVKFKIGDVISTTAEDNLIGQ, encoded by the exons ATGTACCCATACCGCATGAGCAACGTGATGATCGGGTACCTGAACCTGGCCACGCTCCTGGCCTCGCTCCCCATCATCGGGGCGGGGCTGTGGCTGGCAAGGggtagctcctcctcctcctccaccacGTGCTCGTCGATCCTGCAGACGCCGCTCCTCGCCGTGGGCTTCGCGGCGCTGCTGGTCTCGCTCGCCGGCTTCGTGGGCGCCTGCTTCCACGTGGCCTGGGCGCTGCGGCTGTACCTCGCCGCCGTCGCactgctcgtcgccttcctcctcGGCCTCACCGCGTTCGGCTTCGCGGTCaccgcgggcggcggcggcgcgcaggtGTACGGCCGGCCGTACCGGGAGTACCGCGTCACGGACTACTCGGCGTGGCTCCAGAAGCGCATGCAGGACGACAGGTACTGGCGCCCCGCCCTCGCCTGCGTCGTCGGgtccaaggcctgccccaagatcCAGAACTGGACGCCCATGGACTACCTCCAGCACGATCTCACGCCAATACAG TCCGGCTGCTGCAAGCCGCCGACGGCGTGCCAGTACAGCGGAGGCATGCCAGTCGGGGCGCAGGACGAGGACTGCTACCGGTGGAACAACGCCCCGGACATCCTCTGCTACCGGTGCGACTCGTGCAGGGCCGGCGTGATGGAGCAGGTGCGCCAGGACTGGCACAAGATCTTTGTGCTCGACGTCGCCGTGCTCGCCGCTCTCGTCTGCATCTGCTCATGCGGGTGCTGCGCCTTCAGGAACGCTCGCCGCTCCCGGTCCCAGTACCCATACGGGGTAAACCAAACGTCCAAGATAAACCCACGCTGGGACTACTGGTACTCTAAGAGAGAGAGTTCTGTTGTTTACTCTCTCTGCTTTCTGCCTCTTATTGTTTGTAGAGTAAAATTTAAAATAGGAGATGTGATTAGTACGACCGCTGAAGATAACCTTATTGGGCAGTAA